In the genome of Thermoplasmata archaeon, one region contains:
- a CDS encoding flavodoxin family protein yields the protein MSRKVVAVNGSPRSGWNTDMLINEAAKGAESKGAAVDKFDLYKLDSYTGCISCFGCKRKAHEGECVVKDGLKPVLDSIREADGLIIGAPNYFGDLCAQFKTFYERLVFPYLTYNKEHPCCNTRRIPVLLIMTSNAPSGFYDEMLEKYRSTLDSFIGPTKVLVVGETLQVKDYSKFDWTFFDAEQRIERREKVFPGELRTAFAMGENLLG from the coding sequence ATGTCCAGAAAGGTAGTCGCTGTCAACGGGAGCCCGCGTTCGGGTTGGAATACGGATATGCTCATCAACGAGGCTGCCAAGGGTGCCGAATCCAAAGGTGCGGCGGTCGATAAGTTCGACCTCTACAAACTGGACAGCTATACCGGATGCATCTCGTGCTTCGGATGCAAGAGGAAGGCACATGAGGGCGAATGCGTCGTTAAGGATGGACTCAAGCCTGTTTTGGATTCGATAAGGGAAGCTGACGGTCTCATCATAGGTGCGCCCAACTACTTCGGAGACCTGTGCGCACAGTTCAAGACATTCTACGAGAGGCTGGTCTTCCCCTACCTCACTTACAACAAGGAGCACCCTTGCTGCAACACACGCAGGATCCCCGTGCTCCTGATCATGACGTCCAATGCTCCCTCAGGCTTCTACGATGAGATGCTGGAGAAGTACAGGTCGACATTGGATTCATTCATAGGTCCTACGAAGGTTCTTGTCGTGGGAGAGACCCTTCAGGTGAAGGATTACAGCAAGTTCGACTGGACCTTCTTCGATGCCGAACAGAGGATCGAGAGGAGGGAGAAGGTGTTCCCCGGAGAACTGAGGACGGCCTTCGCGATGGGCGAGAATCTTCTAGGATGA
- a CDS encoding acyl--CoA ligase encodes MNLQTASSEKLITHLEDRPRFSCHVGSVPPTADFSLLELSARCLKKLTCCRETINELDRYTTETLLRGNLLTTKKSNITKRIESGEIADQPCWSFIKEMNSVSKERLDNVALTDGYRQYTYRQMFRAWERYAEAFSGLGLTGENRSRVGIISVPLPETIFALYGLNMTGASVSLIYHLDLYDEKQIYSMIEREKITDLIISEVFAFPNVMKRLLEDKERLGIENIILLPSPMGGEYAIPAFEMVRKLNKTLCGELSDIILMEDLLEKYEAYPISNSKKAGPIILHTTGTVSGMHKPVPLSNKAINTVVLSIRQARLEHDDFKVIPEHVVTTVPFYLSWAYFMIDSLHTALSWGAEIICLPMASMNPHYSEAIERYKVNVLFTGMILFDTWNKFRPKMDLSELKLVIMGGTYISPEYKKELNAYLRSCGSEARFINGYGLSELGGACIVCPSSREDDAIGYLLPGFKAKIYVEDEKRYYDVSDGPRTGVLLLSSPTMSDGKLDNTMFFDLEKVDGEMYFNSHDLVKVAEDGCMTCIGRSNNYFVNNAGIRFDAGLVETAVTKQPGIRFCALAPEFHKVLHDNIPILYVEMKDQDGDRLTTLRDALVQVFIKDELISNTNLPSQVVFLDKMPLNSNGKVDAKMLKSGLVTGVRYSIKPAYVDDLLVDIVLVPAAEGEFATVGAGVPQELEEDSYKILAEFFAAIPEMKEGGMLKALNIPGLRELIMKLTDFDVDNIPQSLWNLAPKLFKMVYMDHLMPLMKEINQLEDAISSSGMMSPPMMPPMPFMPLPGFGPKMPDFNADMENLWNPIIKMQKPPMMPGFPPFPFFPMPMGPTVTKEDDDAEKKAKKSSAKKAAKPKPKATVDGKTKKAKKA; translated from the coding sequence ATGAATTTGCAGACAGCCTCATCCGAGAAACTCATCACCCATCTCGAAGACCGTCCTCGGTTCTCCTGCCATGTCGGATCCGTTCCTCCGACTGCAGACTTTTCCCTTCTAGAACTATCGGCTCGATGTTTGAAAAAATTGACCTGTTGTCGGGAAACTATAAACGAGTTAGACCGATACACCACAGAGACATTATTGCGAGGGAATCTTTTGACCACAAAAAAGAGCAATATAACGAAGCGCATCGAAAGCGGAGAGATCGCGGATCAGCCATGCTGGTCCTTCATCAAGGAAATGAACTCTGTCTCCAAAGAACGCCTCGACAACGTGGCGCTGACGGACGGCTACAGACAGTATACGTACAGGCAGATGTTCCGCGCTTGGGAGAGGTATGCAGAGGCATTCTCGGGACTCGGCCTTACCGGCGAGAACCGTTCCCGTGTAGGGATCATCAGCGTGCCTCTTCCTGAGACCATCTTCGCATTGTACGGTCTGAACATGACCGGGGCTAGCGTCTCCCTGATCTACCATCTCGACCTATACGATGAGAAGCAGATATACAGTATGATCGAGAGGGAGAAGATAACCGATCTGATAATCTCTGAGGTCTTTGCATTCCCTAATGTGATGAAACGTCTCCTCGAGGACAAGGAGAGACTGGGCATCGAAAACATCATCCTATTGCCCAGCCCAATGGGAGGAGAATACGCCATCCCTGCGTTCGAAATGGTCAGGAAACTGAACAAGACCCTGTGCGGCGAACTTTCGGACATCATCTTGATGGAAGACCTTCTGGAGAAGTACGAGGCATACCCCATATCAAACTCCAAGAAGGCCGGCCCGATCATCCTCCACACCACCGGAACCGTCAGCGGTATGCACAAACCAGTGCCCCTTTCCAACAAGGCCATAAACACCGTGGTGTTAAGCATAAGGCAGGCCAGGTTGGAACACGATGATTTCAAGGTGATCCCGGAGCATGTCGTCACCACCGTCCCCTTCTACCTGAGCTGGGCGTATTTCATGATCGACTCACTGCACACAGCGCTGAGCTGGGGTGCGGAGATCATATGTCTGCCCATGGCATCTATGAATCCCCATTACTCGGAAGCGATCGAGCGTTACAAGGTCAATGTGCTGTTCACCGGGATGATCCTGTTCGACACATGGAACAAGTTCAGGCCGAAGATGGACCTCTCCGAACTGAAACTGGTGATCATGGGCGGCACATACATCTCACCCGAGTACAAGAAGGAGCTCAACGCCTATCTGAGATCATGCGGTTCCGAAGCGCGCTTCATCAACGGTTACGGACTCTCGGAACTCGGAGGAGCGTGCATCGTCTGCCCCTCGTCAAGGGAGGACGATGCCATCGGATATCTGCTGCCTGGATTCAAGGCCAAGATCTACGTCGAGGATGAGAAGCGCTACTACGATGTATCCGACGGCCCGCGCACAGGAGTCCTCTTGCTCAGTTCACCGACAATGAGCGACGGCAAACTGGACAACACCATGTTCTTCGACCTTGAGAAAGTGGACGGGGAGATGTACTTCAACTCGCACGATCTGGTAAAAGTCGCCGAGGACGGATGCATGACCTGCATCGGCAGATCCAACAACTACTTCGTCAACAACGCCGGGATACGCTTCGATGCCGGATTGGTGGAGACGGCTGTCACGAAGCAGCCCGGGATAAGGTTCTGCGCTCTCGCACCGGAATTCCACAAGGTCCTGCACGATAACATCCCCATCCTCTACGTGGAGATGAAGGATCAAGACGGAGATAGACTCACCACCCTGCGCGACGCGCTGGTCCAGGTATTCATAAAGGACGAGCTTATTTCGAACACCAACCTCCCCAGCCAAGTCGTGTTCTTGGATAAAATGCCCCTGAATTCCAACGGAAAGGTTGATGCCAAGATGCTCAAATCGGGATTGGTTACGGGAGTCCGCTACTCCATCAAACCCGCCTATGTCGATGACCTGTTGGTGGACATAGTTCTGGTCCCGGCGGCGGAAGGCGAATTCGCCACGGTGGGAGCCGGAGTACCTCAGGAACTCGAGGAGGATTCCTACAAGATCCTGGCGGAATTCTTCGCTGCGATACCGGAAATGAAGGAAGGAGGAATGCTGAAGGCGCTGAACATCCCCGGACTCAGAGAGCTCATCATGAAGCTGACCGATTTCGACGTCGATAACATCCCGCAGAGCCTATGGAATCTGGCACCGAAGCTTTTCAAAATGGTCTACATGGATCATCTGATGCCATTGATGAAAGAGATCAACCAATTAGAGGATGCGATTTCCAGTTCCGGTATGATGAGCCCGCCTATGATGCCCCCCATGCCTTTCATGCCGCTCCCCGGATTCGGTCCGAAGATGCCTGATTTCAACGCTGACATGGAGAACCTCTGGAATCCGATCATCAAGATGCAGAAACCTCCCATGATGCCGGGCTTCCCGCCATTCCCATTCTTCCCCATGCCGATGGGGCCGACAGTTACGAAGGAGGATGACGATGCAGAAAAGAAAGCGAAGAAATCTTCCGCCAAGAAAGCTGCCAAACCCAAACCGAAGGCCACCGTCGATGGCAAAACTAAGAAAGCCAAGAAAGCGTGA